In one Komagataeibacter sp. FNDCR2 genomic region, the following are encoded:
- the arsC gene encoding arsenate reductase (glutaredoxin) (This arsenate reductase requires both glutathione and glutaredoxin to convert arsenate to arsenite, after which the efflux transporter formed by ArsA and ArsB can extrude the arsenite from the cell, providing resistance.), whose amino-acid sequence MTVTLYHNRACGTSRNVLAMIRAAGIEPVVIEYLKTPPTRADLDVLASRLSGPVRDLLRQRGTPYAALGLDDPTLTDGQILDAIAAHPVLLNRPVVMTDTTARPCRPKETLFEILPETRMAQATP is encoded by the coding sequence ATGACCGTAACCCTGTATCATAACCGTGCCTGTGGCACGTCACGTAACGTGCTGGCCATGATCCGTGCCGCAGGGATCGAGCCGGTCGTGATCGAATACCTGAAGACCCCGCCCACGCGCGCTGATCTGGACGTGCTGGCCAGCCGCCTGAGCGGGCCGGTGCGCGACCTGCTGCGCCAGCGTGGCACGCCTTATGCCGCGCTTGGGCTGGATGATCCGACCCTGACGGATGGGCAGATACTTGACGCCATAGCCGCCCATCCCGTTCTGCTCAACCGCCCCGTTGTCATGACGGATACCACCGCGCGCCCCTGCCGCCCCAAGGAGACGCTGTTTGAAATCCTGCCCGAAACCCGCATGGCGCAGGCCACACCGTAA
- a CDS encoding sodium:proton antiporter, with protein MSNIERFEFILLLIVVIVVLDLAARRLRLPPAAALVLGGIAIALMPGLPVIEIDPDLVLIVFLPPLLLAGAYFSVWHAFRANLVGILQLAVGGVAFTTFAVGMATRWLIPSMPWAGCFALGAIVAPPDAVAAKAVLRRVSLPERITTLLEGESLLDDAASLVLYRFATAAALTGTFDLVHAVATFGFLAAGGLAFGGLLGWVWIRFMGMVRDRIVSITMTLLLPWVAYIGGEQIGVSGVITTVVAGLVVGWRQHDVFSADARLRWAAVWEVLVFLLESLVFVLIGTSVHAIVLRHMGTGWVKQDVFRPVAGIVAAVLISRFIWMFVTEGLRVIWMPARMRPDRRMFFGFVAIMGWCGMRGVVSLAIVLALPEDMPNRDIMQIATFVVILVTVLVQGTTIGWVIHFTGGGHGHAWGQKHYLSVSQARALVARMQENAIRELAYGADGQLIHAHLLEQYAYRAELAERFSHEQQALQGRQDAEYKMQLTIIDAGRAELLRLHRSGAVHDVVLHQLEHELDLQQMIAEGGLI; from the coding sequence ATGTCCAATATAGAGCGCTTCGAGTTCATTCTCCTCCTGATCGTAGTGATCGTGGTGCTGGATCTGGCGGCCCGCAGGCTGCGCCTGCCACCGGCGGCGGCGCTGGTGCTGGGGGGCATCGCCATCGCCCTTATGCCGGGGCTGCCCGTTATCGAGATCGATCCCGATCTGGTGCTGATCGTGTTCCTGCCGCCCCTGCTGTTGGCCGGGGCCTATTTTTCCGTATGGCATGCGTTCCGGGCCAATCTGGTGGGTATTCTGCAACTCGCGGTGGGGGGGGTGGCCTTCACGACATTCGCGGTTGGCATGGCGACGCGCTGGCTTATTCCCTCCATGCCGTGGGCGGGGTGTTTCGCGCTGGGCGCCATCGTGGCCCCACCGGACGCGGTGGCGGCGAAGGCCGTGCTCAGGCGTGTCTCCCTGCCGGAACGGATCACCACGCTGCTGGAGGGGGAAAGCCTGCTGGATGACGCGGCCAGCCTGGTTCTCTACCGTTTTGCCACCGCCGCCGCCCTGACCGGGACGTTCGACCTTGTCCATGCGGTGGCGACCTTCGGTTTCCTGGCGGCCGGGGGGCTTGCGTTCGGTGGCCTGCTGGGCTGGGTATGGATCAGGTTCATGGGCATGGTACGCGATCGTATCGTCAGTATTACCATGACGCTGCTCCTGCCATGGGTCGCCTATATCGGCGGTGAACAGATCGGGGTCTCCGGTGTCATTACCACCGTCGTGGCGGGGCTGGTTGTGGGCTGGCGCCAGCATGACGTATTCAGCGCCGATGCGCGCCTGCGCTGGGCGGCGGTGTGGGAAGTACTGGTTTTCTTGCTGGAATCACTGGTATTCGTGCTGATCGGTACATCCGTGCATGCCATTGTGCTGCGGCATATGGGCACGGGATGGGTCAAGCAGGATGTATTCCGCCCGGTGGCGGGGATCGTCGCGGCGGTGCTGATCTCGCGCTTCATCTGGATGTTCGTGACCGAGGGGCTGCGCGTGATCTGGATGCCCGCGCGGATGCGGCCCGACCGGCGGATGTTTTTCGGCTTTGTCGCGATCATGGGCTGGTGCGGCATGCGCGGCGTGGTCAGCCTGGCAATTGTGCTGGCCCTGCCCGAAGACATGCCCAACCGCGATATCATGCAGATTGCGACCTTTGTGGTCATTCTGGTTACCGTGCTGGTTCAGGGAACGACGATCGGATGGGTCATTCACTTCACCGGCGGCGGGCATGGGCACGCATGGGGGCAGAAACATTACCTGTCGGTATCGCAGGCGCGCGCGCTGGTCGCGCGGATGCAGGAAAACGCCATACGCGAACTGGCGTACGGCGCGGATGGGCAACTGATCCACGCGCACCTGCTGGAGCAGTATGCCTACCGTGCGGAACTGGCCGAACGTTTCAGCCATGAGCAGCAGGCGCTACAGGGCCGGCAGGATGCCGAATACAAGATGCAACTGACCATAATAGATGCCGGGCGCGCCGAACTGCTCCGCCTGCACCGCAGCGGGGCGGTGCATGATGTGGTGCTGCACCAGCTTGAACATGAACTCGACCTGCAACAGATGATCGCGGAGGGCGGCCTGATCTGA
- a CDS encoding LysR family transcriptional regulator, producing MDRIDLFRIFTRVVETSSFTHAADTLNMPRSSVSTAIQELEARVGTRLLARTTRSVAPTPDGAAFYHHCVRLVADVEETENLFRSGSAGPGGLLRVDMPGRIGRLLVAPALPTFLQRYPDIDIELGVTDRAINLIEDRVDCVLRIGPLQDSGLIARRMGELPLINVASPAYLASHGIPLRPSELGGHEAVRYASPTTGRVEEWEWVENGSIHTMPLSGRVSVNNAETLVACCLAGLGLIQVPAYDVRHHIQRGELVEVMPDWRAEPMSMTLLYPHRQHLSRRLQLFADWLAILLARETA from the coding sequence GTGGACCGTATCGACCTTTTCCGTATTTTTACCCGTGTGGTGGAAACGTCCAGTTTCACCCATGCGGCCGATACGCTCAACATGCCGCGCTCCTCGGTGTCCACGGCCATACAGGAACTTGAGGCACGGGTGGGTACGCGGCTGCTGGCCCGCACCACCCGGTCGGTCGCGCCCACGCCCGATGGCGCGGCCTTTTACCACCACTGCGTACGACTGGTGGCGGATGTGGAGGAAACCGAAAACCTGTTCCGCAGCGGCAGTGCCGGGCCGGGCGGGTTGCTGCGTGTGGATATGCCGGGGCGGATTGGCCGCCTGCTTGTAGCCCCCGCCCTGCCGACCTTCCTCCAGCGTTATCCGGATATCGACATCGAACTGGGTGTTACCGACCGGGCCATCAACCTGATCGAGGATAGAGTGGACTGCGTGCTGCGCATCGGCCCGTTGCAGGATTCCGGGCTGATCGCGCGCCGGATGGGTGAACTGCCGCTGATCAATGTCGCAAGCCCGGCCTATCTTGCCAGTCACGGCATACCGCTTCGGCCATCCGAACTGGGCGGGCATGAAGCCGTGCGCTACGCATCCCCCACCACCGGCCGGGTGGAGGAATGGGAATGGGTGGAAAACGGCAGCATCCACACCATGCCCCTGTCCGGTCGGGTCAGCGTAAACAATGCCGAAACACTGGTGGCCTGCTGCCTTGCCGGGCTGGGGCTGATCCAGGTCCCTGCCTATGACGTACGCCACCATATCCAGCGCGGTGAACTGGTGGAGGTCATGCCCGACTGGCGGGCCGAACCCATGTCCATGACATTGCTTTACCCGCACCGCCAGCATCTCTCGCGCCGTCTCCAGCTTTTTGCCGACTGGCTTGCGATCCTTCTTGCGCGGGAAACCGCCTGA
- a CDS encoding ABC transporter permease, with translation MPSPFRPTPTSPWIQALSILVRNRSAMLALSVLALMTLACLLAPFYAHDVAHTDPFTSNVAGTISFDGQAVDIMQPNDNPLHLGLSPIGPTWRAAYLLGADSQGRDLMARLLYGGRNSLLISASAACICLFMAAVAGIAAGFCGGIVDGVICRMLDIMWAVPVYLFAISLSIVMVSQTLRLGPFVVRADNLLIPILIIALVYVPYAARPIRGRVLALRQAEFVLAARGLGIPDWRIMVHDILPNLTTTLVVLGPLLMALALLAESALSFLSLGVQAPAASWGTIIQDGEGLIYTRPMVAIAPGVAIVIVVLALNILGDGLRDALDVRDAARRAS, from the coding sequence ATGCCTTCTCCTTTCCGCCCCACCCCCACCAGCCCATGGATACAGGCCCTGTCTATACTGGTGCGCAACCGTTCGGCCATGCTGGCCCTGAGCGTGCTGGCGCTGATGACCCTGGCATGCCTGCTGGCCCCGTTTTACGCTCATGATGTGGCGCATACGGATCCTTTTACCTCCAACGTGGCGGGAACCATTTCGTTTGACGGGCAGGCGGTGGATATCATGCAGCCCAATGACAATCCGCTCCATCTCGGCCTCAGCCCCATCGGCCCGACATGGCGCGCGGCCTATCTGCTCGGGGCGGACAGCCAGGGGCGCGACCTTATGGCGCGGCTGCTGTACGGGGGGCGCAACTCGCTCCTGATTTCAGCCTCGGCCGCGTGCATCTGCCTGTTCATGGCCGCCGTGGCGGGTATTGCCGCCGGTTTCTGCGGCGGGATCGTGGATGGCGTCATATGCCGCATGCTGGACATCATGTGGGCGGTGCCGGTCTATCTTTTCGCCATTTCCCTTTCCATCGTCATGGTCAGCCAGACCCTGCGGCTGGGGCCGTTCGTGGTGCGGGCCGACAACCTTCTCATTCCCATCCTCATCATCGCGCTGGTCTATGTTCCCTATGCCGCGCGGCCCATACGCGGGCGGGTCCTTGCGCTGCGGCAGGCGGAATTCGTGCTGGCGGCGCGCGGTCTGGGCATACCGGACTGGCGCATCATGGTGCATGACATCCTGCCCAACCTGACCACCACGCTGGTCGTGCTGGGCCCGCTGCTCATGGCGCTGGCGCTGCTGGCGGAAAGCGCGCTTTCCTTCCTCTCACTGGGTGTGCAGGCGCCCGCGGCGTCATGGGGCACGATCATTCAGGATGGCGAGGGCCTGATCTACACCCGCCCCATGGTCGCCATCGCGCCGGGGGTCGCGATCGTGATTGTGGTACTGGCGCTCAATATCCTGGGCGATGGGCTGCGTGACGCACTGGATGTGCGTGACGCGGCACGGCGTGCGTCGTGA
- a CDS encoding outer membrane beta-barrel protein, with the protein MEKSDSDMARWLSGITLTGQVEGGIMANPARPQPGYNFGDFFADHANQVQLNQAEFTLQKAIDPSKGGYQVGFTLEGMYGSDARYYQLLGVSAHEWNARYQLIPAQAHADVHLPWATKGGLDMHAGILQAPMGVETLDPTTRPFYTIAYTSEYSVPFQHIGAMFNWHVTDMIDVTFGIDTGNQTSFGRSDNNNAPAGYFGFNLNNLAHGKLNIIELSRVGPENSRYSSAGGRYEADHAERFWNDINATYAVNDRLTLTGEFNYIHDEGLNGIRSNGNFKAADAESFVSFLSYKINKVLTFNYRGEIYRDNNNLMVATFIGNNAYMDGISGRAGPGDGLMPGPSGHGTTYGEMTLGVTYKPDLGHHVRVFMLRPEVRFDRSLNDTTPFNGGRNNGMFTFGGDAVIGF; encoded by the coding sequence ATGGAAAAAAGTGATTCCGACATGGCGCGCTGGCTGTCGGGCATTACCCTGACCGGACAGGTCGAAGGGGGCATCATGGCCAACCCCGCCCGCCCGCAGCCAGGCTACAACTTTGGCGACTTCTTTGCCGACCATGCCAATCAGGTACAGCTCAACCAGGCTGAATTCACCCTGCAAAAGGCGATTGACCCCTCAAAGGGCGGCTATCAGGTCGGCTTCACCCTTGAAGGCATGTACGGTTCGGATGCCCGCTACTACCAGCTTCTGGGTGTCAGCGCGCATGAATGGAACGCCCGCTACCAGTTGATTCCCGCCCAGGCCCATGCCGATGTTCACCTGCCCTGGGCCACCAAGGGCGGGCTGGACATGCATGCCGGTATCCTTCAGGCCCCCATGGGCGTGGAAACGCTCGATCCCACCACGCGCCCGTTCTATACCATTGCCTATACATCCGAATATTCGGTTCCCTTCCAGCATATCGGCGCCATGTTCAACTGGCATGTGACCGATATGATTGACGTGACTTTCGGCATCGACACCGGCAACCAGACGTCATTCGGCCGTTCCGACAACAACAACGCGCCCGCGGGTTATTTCGGGTTCAACCTGAACAACCTTGCGCATGGCAAGCTCAACATTATCGAACTGAGCCGCGTCGGGCCTGAAAACTCCCGCTATTCCTCCGCTGGCGGGCGGTATGAGGCCGACCATGCCGAACGGTTCTGGAACGACATCAACGCGACCTACGCCGTGAATGACCGCCTGACCCTGACGGGTGAGTTCAATTACATCCATGACGAAGGCCTGAACGGCATCCGCTCGAACGGCAACTTCAAGGCCGCCGATGCGGAAAGCTTCGTCAGCTTCCTCAGCTACAAGATCAACAAGGTCCTGACCTTCAATTACCGTGGTGAAATCTATCGCGACAATAACAACCTGATGGTCGCGACCTTTATCGGCAACAATGCCTACATGGATGGTATTTCCGGTCGCGCCGGCCCGGGTGATGGCCTTATGCCGGGGCCGAGCGGGCATGGCACCACCTATGGCGAAATGACATTGGGCGTGACCTACAAGCCCGATCTGGGCCACCATGTCCGTGTTTTCATGCTGCGGCCTGAAGTGCGTTTCGATCGCTCACTTAACGATACGACACCCTTTAACGGTGGGCGCAACAACGGCATGTTCACCTTCGGTGGCGATGCGGTCATCGGTTTCTGA